Proteins from one Malassezia vespertilionis chromosome 2, complete sequence genomic window:
- a CDS encoding uncharacterized protein (EggNog:ENOG503P7MS; COG:S): MVMSAGSGHECMPGYSRHSATTDEYAAAAHALHGAVPPTHPWSGVPLGMVACVPPAPRLNAALPRLEHPYMHFAPGYNPWYPPLAAMPLPSQGPYGAQGIYAPAPWGGAMPSQPFGAPPPGWYYGPWAAPTSYAVYDAPHTNSGVPGMGVPPNSLFAPPMEHAADPEFAPLDLAPPPDERSKAALEHKPAVLFEDSAVSLASFGAEAVWRLSATLLELGTSAENRSSDPEPRTHLAAPRPKSPSELAGSDSALSPMSPMSLCESELFASRIAASSDSSLPSTPSSGPTSPMPTSEDVSDRMRTSLDSLRLEEKEARPTALHRLVRAMGTAPGAFPSLDACVAVHAPESSARRGSNGHHRPRTPLKHSGAFQGEVSPAFRHFTHQVLVQIQLSPAALFLALYYIQMLPDAITGAGSTCNDAETALVLLAQPTSTAPFKLLTLGLMMANKFLDDNTFLNKTWHEVTGIPLQELSQMELYFLCRTQFRLSLSDPAWIAHLRTIREQGLGFSDGLDDSGTSIKELVRRAVDPMLC, encoded by the coding sequence ATGGTGATGTCGGCGGGTAGTGGGCATGAGTGTATGCCGGGCTACTCGCGGCACTCTGCTACCACCGACGAATatgcggctgcggcgcatgcactACACGGTGCTGTGCCGCCGACGCATCCGTGGAGTGGCGTGCCGCTCGGTATGGTAGCCTGCGTGCCCCCTGCACCGCGGCTTAATGCCGCACTTCCGCGTTTGGAACATCCGTACATGCACTTTGCGCCGGGGTACAATCCTTGGTAcccgccgcttgctgccATGCCGCTGCCTTCCCAAGGACCCtacggcgcgcaaggcatctatgcgccggcgccatGGGGTGGCGCTATGCCTTCCCAGCCTTTTGGCGCTCCCCCTCCGGGATGGTACTATGGGCCATGGGCGGCTCCCACGTCCTATGCCGTGTACGATGCGCCCCACACGAATTCTGGTGTGCCCGGCATGGGTGTGCCTCCGAATTCACTGTTTGCCCCGCCGATGGAGCATGCTGCGGATCCAGaatttgcgccgctggatcTCGCACCGCCCCCCGACGAGAGGAGCAAGGCGGCTCTGGAGCACAAACCGGCCGTCCTTTTTGAAGACTCGGCCGTGTCACTCGCGTCGTTTGGCGCGGAGGCTGTGTGGCGATTAAGTGCGACACTCTTGGAGTTAGGGACAAGCGCAGAGAATCGCTCCAGCGATCCGGAGCCACGCACGCACTTGGCCGCGCCACGCCCAAAGTCGCCGTCGGAGTTGGCCGGAAGTGACTCGGCCTTGTCGCCCATGTCGCCGATGAGTTTGTGCGAGTCGGAGCTCTTTGCctcgcgcattgcagcgtCGTCTGACTCGAGTCTGCCAAGTACGCCCAGTTCCGGGCCCACTTCGCCGATGCCTACGTCGGAGGATGTGTCTGACCGAATGCGTACCTCGCTTGACTCGCTGCGTCTGGAGGAAAAGGAAGCTCGGCccactgcgctgcaccgtCTTGTGCGGGCGATGGGCACAGCTCCGGGAGCGTTCCCGTCGTTGGATGCTTGTGttgccgtgcatgcgcccgagagcagcgcacgccgcggctcgAACGGGCATCATcggccgcgcacgccgttgaaacacagcggcgcattccaAGGGGAGGTCAGCCCCGCCTTTCGCCACTTTACCCACCAGGTGCTTGTCCAAATTCAGCTTTCtcccgccgcgctcttcctTGCGCTGTACTACATACAGATGCTCCCTGATGCCATCACCGGCGCTGGATCGACGTGTAACGATGCCGAAACGGCCTTAGTCCTTTTGGCACAGCCGACGTCGACCGCGCCGTTTAAACTGCTCACGCTTGGGCTTATGATGGCGAACAAGTTTTTGGATGATAATACGTTTCTCAACAAGACCTGGCATGAGGTAACTGGGATTCCTTTGCAGGAGCTTAGCCAGATGGAGTTGTATTTCCTTTGTCGGACCCAGTTCCGCCTCTCGCTTTCGGATCCAGCGTGGATCGCGCATTTGCGTACGATTCGCGAGCAGGGGCTTGGCTTTTCCGATGGACTGGACGACTCAGGGACGAGTATAAAAGAGTTGGTTCGACGGGCTGTGGATCCGATGTTGTGTTGA
- a CDS encoding uncharacterized protein (COG:K; EggNog:ENOG503NX4T) produces MVRPTEYDAYILAIYKHFQGVGVAQDGIADGTEHTLHRAGPPVWDAPAAPRIPTLQQDCATDCARYASLDRYGFFAYPGTGVQKEPQLLPTAGFKHRRLLRRASYTLPTPEALLASRAQWEARAKKDEVKRCAKWAHMISMHDGTCTLHAAPKLVRGRVYKGIPDAWRSAAWRAMAKMPHADSAVQTAFETVSAYDTQIDLDIPRTARGHIRFHTRYGRGQCDMFAVLHAASVQNEVCGYCQGMGSVVAVLLLYMIPEEAFAMLQCLLDTFGFRRLYEPGFPGLREELFVLNTLLAQLAPRTTKQLAALGVAPSAYATRWYMTLFTNVLPFPTQLRVWDAVLLDGLDVITLVACALVQTLERYYSTCAPDALFELLNAPVYVESDDALLQWVHNALDAAPVRATIKGARHAWVSHESQGTSDALFL; encoded by the coding sequence atggtgcggCCTACAGAGTATGACGCGTACATTCTCGCGATCTACAAACATTTTCAGGGCGTCGGTGTGGCCCAGGATGGCATAGCAGATGGGACGGAACAtacgctgcatcgcgcgggGCCACCGGTATGGGACGCacccgcagcgccgcgcattccaacgctgcagcaggacTGCGCAACGGACTGTGCGCGGTATGCGTCGCTGGATAGGTACGGCTTCTTTGCGTACCCAGGCACAGGTGTGCAAAAGGAGCCGCAGCTGCTTCCCACAGCAGGCTTCAAGCACCGAAGGCTGctccgccgcgcctcgTACACATTACCAACGCCCGAAGCActgcttgcgtcgcgcgcgcaatgggAGGCGCGGGCCAAAAAAGACGAAGTgaagcgatgcgcaaaaTGGGCGCATATGATCTCCATGCACGACGGGacatgcacgctgcacgcagcgcccaaACTCGTGCGCGGCCGCGTGTACAAAGGCATTCCCGATGCatggcgcagtgcagcgtgGCGTGCGATGGCCAAGATGCCGCATGCAGATAGTGCTGTGCAGACTGCATTCGAGACTGTGAGTGCGTACGATACGCAGATCGACTTGGACATCCCacgcactgcgcgtggTCATATCCGCTTTCATACACGCTACGGTCGGGGGCAGTGCGATATGTTTGCCGTCTTGCACGCGGCAAGTGTGCAGAATGAAGTGTGTGGGTACTGCCAGGGTATGGGATCTGTCGTTGCCGTGCTGCTCCTATACATGATACCCGAGGAGGCGTTTGCGATGCTGCAGTGCCTCCTCGATACGTTTGGCTTCCGCCGGCTCTACGAGCCCGGGTTTCCTGGACTGCGCGAAGAGCTGTTTGTGCTGAACACATTGCTGGCACagctggcgccgcgcacgacaaAGCAGCTTGCAGCTCTGGGCGTAGCGCCAAGTGCGTACGCAACGCGATGGTACATGACACTCTTCACCAATGTGCTACCGTTTCCTACGCAGTTGCGCGTGTGGGACGCTGTGCTGCTCGATGGTCTCGACGTCATTACACTGgttgcttgcgcgctcgtgcagaCCCTCGAGCGCTATTACtcgacatgcgcgccgGACGCCTTGtttgagctgctcaatGCGCCGGTGTATGTAGAGAgcgacgatgcactgctgcagTGGGTGCACAATGCGCTGGATGCTGCTCCTGTGCGCGCCACGATTAAaggcgcacggcacgcGTGGGTATCGCACGAGTCGCAAGGCACGAGCGATGCCCTCTTTCTGTAG
- a CDS encoding uncharacterized protein (EggNog:ENOG503P6N7; COG:K): protein MATSLPLLSSVCQRMIARNLVSVQDIGDMPYRLARPFLQLCRPEQLRMLEQRSPHMLHETEELWRHACLRDFSELRKLEEAHDATLAPPSWRALYEQKEVETRSAREAAKARIKGRYAEHTAQKDAKKLVASTVVIKPRRGRSATLPRDRPMNALQSKGQAMLARARHGTAAQARRMMLAPAKKTMIAPRKRSGTHNAYTQIHNAAHSAAAPQFQTAPCAQSNVHTPCPPSPRPPLPHAAAEPAQSIFMPKRRIPSAAQARR from the coding sequence ATGGCGACGTCCCTGCCGCTGCTGTCTTCCGTGTGCCAGCGCATGATTGCGCGCAATCTTGTGTCTGTGCAGGATATTGGAGATATGCCGTACCGCCTCGCACGACCGTTTCTGCAGCTGTGCCGGCcagagcagctgcgcatgctcgagcagcgatCGCCCCACATGCTGCACGAGACGGAAGAGCTTTGGCGCCACGCGTGCCTGCGTGACTTTTctgagctgcgcaagctcgaggAGGCGCATGATGCtacacttgcgccgcccagctggcgcgcgctctACGAACAAAAAGAAGTAGAGACTAGatctgcgcgcgaggctgCAAAGGCGCGCATCAAAGGACGGTACGCGGAACACACGGCACAGAAGGATGCAAAAAAGCTTGTGGCCAGTACAGTGGTGATCAAGCCACGCCGTGGGCGTAGCGCGACGCTACCGCGCGATAGACCTATGAATGCACTCCAGTCAAAGGGCCAGgccatgcttgcgcgtgcgcggcatggaactgctgcacaggcgcggcgtATGATGCTCGCACCTGCCAAGAAGACTATGATTGCGCCACGCAAACGCAGCGGGACGCACAATGCCTATACACAAATACAcaatgccgcgcacagTGCGGCAGCGCCACAATTTCAAACGgcgccttgtgcgcaaagcaaCGTCCACACCCCATGCCCCCCATCTCCACGCCCTCCCTtaccgcacgctgcagccgaGCCCGCCCAGAGCATCTTTAtgcccaagcgccgcatcccCAGCGCTGcccaggcacgccgctaG
- the MDM34 gene encoding ERMES complex subunit (COG:U; EggNog:ENOG503NY58; BUSCO:EOG09261S0S): MSFNFAWPTFSSEFYANATQTLNMALNRGPKPKVIVGDIEPPELEILEIGDLSHERFRGIFRLMYAGDAHIELATCVQANPLAKRTPGAGMFEGPAASRGMLFAANPLTVPMHVRLSEVRLRAIVVLVVSRAKGITLVFKNDPLESVRVSSTFDSVDAIQRYLQEEIEEQLREVFRQDLPNIIHRLSQQWLHTDLGEARHAKPTVPRPTTPVRRTSWSAHTSDPVPLSLLPMDEPVAHKAATPTRLARLAAENSPRGLKDLFHPSPPATSSTNARTFHTTSQMQRSSLHTPQSTPPQISRVGLHTSMDMAELLRATQTLAQTHNPRHIAIRSAPAHRHKRHARTHARQRRTFTFPTQADSTEH, encoded by the exons ATGTCGTTCAATTTTGCGTGGCCGACATTCTCGAGCGAGTTTTACGCGAATGCGACGCAGACATTGAATATGGCGCTGAATCGCGGCCCTAAACCCAAGGTAATTGTCGGTGATATCGAG CCACCCGAGCTCGAAATCCTCGAGATTGGCGACTTGAGCCATGAACGCTTCCGCGGCATCTTTCGGCTTATGTAcgcgggcgatgcgcacataGAGCTGGCTACATGTGTGCAGGCAAACCCACTCGCAAAGCGGACACCTGGCGCGGGCATGTTTGAGGGGCCTGCGGCGAGCCGAGGGATGCTTTTTGCCGCAAATCCACTCACCGTGCCTATGCATGTGCGGTTATCTGAAGTGCGGCTACGTGCAATTGTGGTGCTAGTTGTATCGCGCGCTAAAGGCATCACGCTTGTGTTCAAAAACGACCCCCTTGAGAGTGTTCGCGTGAGCTCTACGTTTGACAGTGTCGACGCGATCCAGCGGTACCTGCAGGAGGAGATTGAAGAGCAGCTACGCGAGGTGTTTCGCCAGGATCTTCCGAATATCATACATAGGCTCAGCCAGCAATGGCTGCACACGGATCTGggcgaagcgcggcatgcaAAACCAACCGTGCCGCGGCCTACAACGCCCGTGCGAAGAACGTCGTGGTCCGCACACACGAGTGATCCTGTGCCGCTCTCTTTGCTCCCGATGGACGAGCCAGTGGCACACAAGGccgcgacgccgacgcgccTCGCACGCCTCGCCGCGGAAAACAGTCCGCGCGGCCTGAAGGATTTGTTCCACCCCTCTCCGCCAGCGACGTCCAGCacaaatgcgcgcacgttCCATACCACGAGCCAGATGCAGCGGTCCtcgctgcacacgccgcagagcacgccgccgcagaTCAGCAGGGTGGGTCTGCACACGTCCATGGACATGGCcgagcttttgcgcgcgacgcaaacCCTCGCGCAAACACACAATCCGCGGCACATTGCAATCCGCAGTGCGCCCGCCCATCGGCACAAACGACACGCACGTACacacgcgcgccagcggcgcacgttTACCTTTCCCACACAGGCAGATAGTACAGAGCACTAG
- a CDS encoding histone acetyltransferase (COG:B; EggNog:ENOG503NXTJ) — MSPDAPRVIARAVFDEHDIRAWYKSPYPIDTRDLVDAKLWVCARCFKYTTHSASLQAHLRTCPLKHPPGRKLYQRGAHIIWEVDGASEPLYAQNMCLFGKLFIDNKTICFDVEPFRFYILTDASSQLDHVLGFFSKEKISYDGFNLACIVVFPPYQRQGYGSLLMEFSYYLSDTEHVIGTPERPLSALGLRAYLAFWRALLVRTLHGAYTQDSMQARRARAVLGGERMHIARVPCSELDAKKRRSHLGWAGEAPRRLSALLSMPETPMPAVTSLADLSYAAGLRVEDATLALAHADLLHRAKENDFVLDARILQDAARRYAQKPALLDLAYLV, encoded by the exons ATGTCGccagatgcgccgcgggTGATTGCCCG CGCCGTATTCGACGAACATGATATTCGTGCGTGGTACAAGAGTCCATACCCAATCGACACGCGCGATCTCGTTGACGCAAAGCTGTGGGTgtgcgcgcggtgcttcAAGTATACGACCcacagcgcgtcgctgcaggcgcacttgcgcacaTGCCCACTCAAACACCCACCGGGCCGGAAGCTGTaccagcgcggcgcacacatTATCTGGGAGGTAGACGGGGCGTCTGAGCCCCTCTACGCGCAAAACATGTGCCTCTTTGGCAAGCTGTTCATCGACAACAAGACCATCTGCTTCGATGTCGAGCCATTCCGCTTCTACATCCTTACAGACGCCTCCAGTCAACTGGATCATGTGCTAGGCTTCTTTTCCAAAGAGAAAATATCCTACGACGGCTTTAATCTCGCGTGCATTGTCGTCTTCCCGCCGTACCAGCGCCAAGGCTACGGGTCTTTGCTCATGGAATTCAGCTACTACTTGTCGGATACCGAGCATGTGATAGGCACGCCCGAGCGTCCTTTGTCCGCACTGGGACTGCGTGCATACCTCGCattttggcgcgcgttgcTGGTCCGCAcactgcacggcgcgtaCACACAGGATTccatgcaagcgcgccgcgcacgcgccgtgcttggcggcgaACGGATGCATATAGCGCGCGTGCCTTGTTCGGAGCTCGACGCAAAAAAACGGCGCTCGCACCTTGGATGGGCGGGcgaggcgccgcggcggcttTCCGCGTTGCTGAGCATGCCCGAGACGCCGATGCCGGCGGTAACCTCGCTTGCGGATCTCTCGTACGCCGCAGGTCTTCGCGTAGAGGATGCtacgctcgcgcttgcgcatgcggATCTcttgcaccgcgcaaaAGAAAACGACTTTGTGCTCGATGCTCGCATACTgcaagacgcggcgcggcggtatGCACAGAagccagcgctgcttgatTTGGCGTATTTAGTATAA
- the HIR1 gene encoding HIR complex subunit (COG:B; BUSCO:EOG09260U6R; EggNog:ENOG503NUB8), with product MTVQAAVPDWVVHRGDDRAKRSTIYSLSVHPDGSRLATGGLDSKIRIWATKPILDEKAEENQDQPRLLSTLARHTGAVLCVRWSHSGRYVASGSDDTVALIWDLDTSGTGSGLVFGSSETNIEHWRPHRRLPGHESDVTDVAWSQNDAYLATAGLDSLVLVWSGETFDRLRTIRGHHGFVKGIDFDPLGQFLASSSDDRSVKVWRTTDWGLEASVCAPFKNSPSSTFFRRGSWTPDGANFIASNAMNGPVFVASVVKRLQWSADFSLVGHENAVTVAACSPRLFRGAQDGQVATVVALGAQDQSVSVWITGQPRPLFVARDLFDRHVMDMSWSQDGYTVYACSSDGTVAVLQFSAEDFGETLPQNEIASLRAAHGIPQPRALAPLPATIERPNTLPIRRKDTPELRLTQQITRNADGKRRIRPTLLAGSGDVASSFAETHAELPLDKNVRVLGAGMRPAPETNSPLSLRARSAPSVLSSVRVPCIHGTVDARNYLEKASEIALLDRADRVRWLDFVPAPAICASGSASHVAVGLSDNTVLWYAVGGRRMCTMVLTAPPLYMASHQSVLAVLTQDGTLRRWDTAAGTETADAVRLPVQTMNSIERLDVHSNGTPILFGAEHVFAMDPARGVLMTIASSWSAQHSTASKQLLTATLASEPVRFVENHVISAAQDRAASEHPDLALAATLRHLDMRIGAAELLESGAEYRQAVLALARELTSAGILTQAEDLATSLLGPIYYKPGAVVQWKPNVCGIDKRELLGTVLDIMQRNSVFAQPVQRFREHLRAIQT from the exons ATGACGGTACAAGCCGCGGTGCCCGACTGGGTGGTGCACCGAGGCGACGACCGTGCAAAGCGGTCGACCATCTATAGCCTCAGTGTGCACCCTGATGGCTCACGCCTCGCGACCGGTGGCCTAG ACTCAAAAATCCGCATCTGGGCAACCAAGCCCATCCTCGACGAGAAAGCAGAGGAGAACCAAGACCAACCAAGGCTGCTCAGcacacttgcgcggcaTACAGGAGCGGTGCTTTGTGTGCGATGGTCCCATTCTGGCCGCTATGTCGCGTCTGGATCTGACGATACCGTCGCACTCATTTGGGATTTGGACACGTCAGGGACGGGGAGCGGCCTCGTGTTTGGTTCGTCAGAGACGAATATTGAGCACTGGCGTCCCCATCGCCGACTCCCTGGTCATGAAAGTGACGTGACGGACGTTGCTTGGTCGCAAAATGACGCATACCTCGCGACCGCGGGCTTGGATTCCCTCGTGCTCGTTTGGTCGGGCGAGACGTTCGATCGGCTGCGCACGATTCGGGGACACCACGGCTTTGTCAAAGGGATCGATTTCGACCCCCTCGGCCAGTTTCTCGCGAGTAGCAGCGATGACCGCAGCGTCAAGGTCTGGCGTACCACCGACTGGGGCCTGGAAGCGAGCGTCTGCGCGCCATTTAAAAACAGCCCGAGCTCGACGTTTTTCCGGCGCGGCTCGTGGACTCCGGACGGGGCCAATTTTATTGCATCCAATGCGATGAATGGCCCTGTGTTTGTCGCGAGCGTCGTGAAACGCTTGCAATGGTCCGCCGATTTCTCGCTCGTGGGCCACGAAAATGCAGTGACTGTGGCCGCTTGCAGTCCGCGCCttttccgcggcgcacaagacGGACAGGTCGCCACCGTTGTCGCACTTGGTGCACAAGACCAGAGTGTGAGTGTCTGGATTACCGGGCAGCCAAGACCTCTGTTTGTAGCACGCGACTTGTTTGACCGGCATGTGATGGATATGTCCTGGTCCCAAGATGGGTACACCGTGTATGCATGCTCTTCGGACGGGACTGTTGCCGTGCTTCAGTTCAGTGCAGAAGACTTTGGCGAAACACTGCCACAAAATGAGATTGCTtcgttgcgcgccgcgcatggaaTTCCTCAGCCCCGTGCCCTTGCACCACTTCCCGCAACGATTGAGCGCCCCAACACGCTCCCAATCCGCCGCAAAGACACACCCGAGCTACGCCTCACCCAGCAGATTACACGCAACGCAGACGGCAAACGACGGATCCGACCGACACTCTTGGCTGGGTCTGGGGACGTGGCCAGCTCGTTTGCCGAGACGCACGCAGAGTTGCCGCTGGACAAAAacgtgcgtgtgctggGCGCTGGAATGCGCCCCGCGCCAGAGACCAACTCGCCGCTgtcgcttcgcgcgcgctccgcgcccAGCGTACTCTCCTCGGTGCGCGTGCCTTGCATCCATGGCAccgtcgatgcgcgcaactATTTGGAGAAAGCAAGCGAAATCGCACTTTTGGACAGAGCCGATCGCGTCCGATGGCTCGATTTTGTACCCGCGCCGGCAATTTGTGCGTCTGGGAGTGCATCGCACGTCGCTGTCGGGCTTTCGGACAACACGGTGCTCTGGTACGCTGTGGGGGGGCGGCGTATGTGCACCATGGTGCTCACAGCGCCGCCTTTATACATGGCTTCGCACCAATCTGTGCTTGCAGTGCTCACCCAAGACGGTACGCTCCGCCGCTGGGACACGGCGGCTGGGACAGAGACGGCCGATGCGGTGCGGCTGCCAGTCCAAACGATGAACAGTATCGAGCGGCTCGATGTGCACTCAAATGGCACTCCGATCCTGTTCGGAGCAGAGCACGTATTCGCTATGGATCCTGCTCGCGGTGTGCTGATGACCATTGCATCCTCTTGGAGCGCCCAGCATAGCACCGCAAGCAAGCAGCTACTCACAGCGACACTGGCCAGCGAGCCCGTCCGCTTTGTGGAAAATCATGTGATATCGGCTGCACAGGACCGTGCTGCGTCCGAGCATCCGGacctcgcgcttgctgcgacgctgcggcatCTCGATATGCGCATTGGCGCCGCAGAATTACTCGAGAGCGGCGCCGAGTACCGCCaggcggtgcttgcgctaGCGCGCGAGTTGACCAGTGCAGGCATACTCACACAGGCGGAAGATCTTGCCACATCGCTGCTGGGACCTATATACTA CAAGCCTGGTGCGGTAGTGCAATGGAAACCGAATGTGTGCGGCATAGACAAGCGCGAACTGCTTGGCACCGTATTGGATATCATGC AGCGGAATAGTGTCTTTGCACAGCCCGTGCAGCGTTTCCGGGAGCACCTGCGCGCCATCCAAACATAG
- a CDS encoding uncharacterized protein (EggNog:ENOG503P0QB; COG:Q), translating to MAVTRPFTLWTQPNHPVRRWNPPPPIAVSSEDSPLNPGPPPSKENIGVAAVMNRMPESMDKHVTTIFAEFSLWGKTAVVTGGNRGLGLEMALAYVEAGAHVYVIDLPLEPSDDFKKVAEHAQLLNRHLEYISADATNEEEMNEAMRFIPKHSDTGSLDICVAAAGIMQAHPALEYPIDEFRKVLDVNITGVFITVQAAARVMHAQPNVSGSIILIASMSGTVVNRDQNWVAYNTSKAGVLQLGRNLAAEFGPKDIRVNSISPGYIRTKLVADQLDGDPGMMGRWSDANPLGRIGRPHELRGVAVWLASNASSFCNGADVIVSGGHTIW from the coding sequence ATGGCAGTCACACGGCCGTTTACCCTATGGACGCAGCCGAACCACccggtgcggcgctggaatcCCCCGCCCCCGATTGCGGTTTCTTCGGAAGATTCTCCTCTCAACCCTGGCCCTCCTCCTTCGAAAGAGAATATCGGTGTTGCTGCTGTCATGAACCGCATGCCCGAGTCCATGGACAAGCACGTCACCACCATCTTTGCCGAGTTTTCCCTATGGGGCAAGACTGCCGTTGTCACGGGCGGTAACCGTGGTCTTGGTCTAGAGATGGCTCTTGCATATGTCGAGGCTGGTGCGCACGTGTATGTGATCGACCTTCCTCTCGAGCCCTCGGACGATTTCAAAAAGGTGGCTGAGCACGCCCAGCTGCTCAACCGTCACCTCGAGTACATTTCTGCGGATGCTACGAACGAGGAGGAAATGAAcgaagcgatgcgctttATTCCAAAGCACTCGGACACGGGCTCGCTCGACATTTGCGTTGCCGCCGCGGGTATTATGCAGGCTCACCCCGCGCTCGAGTATCCGATTGACGAATTCCGCAAGGTGCTGGATGTGAATATTACTGGTGTCTTTATTACTGTACAGGCCGCTGCCCGCGTCATGCACGCCCAGCCCAACGTTTCCGGCTCCATTATCTTAATTGCTAGTATGTCGGGTACCGTCGTCAACCGCGACCAAAACTGGGTGGCCTACAACACCTCCAAGGCCGGTGTTTTGCAGCTTGGCCGTAATCTGGCCGCCGAGTTTGGCCCCAAGGATATTCGTGTGAACAGCATCTCGCCTGGCTACATCCGCACCAAGCTTGTTGCCGACCAGCTCGACGGCGACCCTGGCATGATGGGCCGCTGGAGCGACGCCAACCCTCTCGGGCGTATCGGTCGTCCCCACGAATTGCGCGGTGTAGCAGTTTGGCTTGCCAGCAATGCATCATCCTTCTGCAACGGCGCCGATGTCATTGTTAGCGGTGGCCACACGATCTGGTAA
- the GLO2 gene encoding hydroxyacylglutathione hydrolase (COG:S; EggNog:ENOG503NW99): MRIIPVPVRDDNYAYIMMSTPTKSGVRPEAVFVDPYDVPKVRAAAHELGLKDSDIVGLLTTHKHFDHAGGNKNFMQQYPNLPSYGSSSDIPTVSHVLHDGESTTLFENSAAIRLSAYATPCHTRDSTCFLAEDMRSEEELARTPAGVQQGSKGDKKRGVFTGDTLFISGCGRFFEGTPAEMNRALNVVLAGLPQDALVYCGHDLASKRNNGVTTGLYTLAEEREHNPFMLVNDPHVQRITGSQDPVEVLRILREAKNQGFLPSSI, from the exons ATGCGCATCATTCCAGTTCCTGTGCGTGACGACAATTATGCGTACATCATGATGTCGACGCCCACAAAGTCTGGCGTGCGTCCCGAGGCCGTCTTTGTAGACCCATACGACGTCCCGAAagtgcgtgcagcggcacacgaGCTGGGCCTAAAAGACAGCGACATTGTTGGGCTTCTCACTACGCACAAGCACTTTGATCATGCCGGAGGCAACAAGAATTTCATGCAACAGTACCCCAACCTGCCCAGCTATGGTAGCTCCAGCGACATCCCAACTGTATCCCACGTCTTGCACGACGGCGAAAGCACGACATTGTTTGAGAACTCGGCGGCGATCCGCCTGAGCGCATACGCAACTCCATGCCACACCCGCGACAGCACTTGTTTTCTAGCCGAGGATATGCGTAGCGAAGAAGAacttgcacgcacgcctGCTGGCGTACAGCAAGGTTCCAAGGGCGACAAGAAACGTGGCGTTTTTACGGG CGACACGCTCTTTATTTCTGGATGCGGCCGTTTTTTTGAAGGCACGCCGGCAGAGATGAACAGGGCGCTCAATGTCGTGCTTGCAGGGCTCCCCCAGGATGCACTGGTCTACTGCGGACATG ATCTTGCCTCTAAACGCAACAATGGGGTCACGACCGGCCTGTATACATTGGccgaagagcgcgagcacaaCCCATTTATGCTCGTGAATGACCCCCACGTGCAGCGTATTACTGGATCTCAGGACCCTGTAGAAGTTTTGCGAATCTTGCGCGAAGCCAAGAATCAAGGGTTCTTGCCCTCGAGCATCTAG
- the RPA12 gene encoding DNA-directed RNA polymerase I core subunit rpa12 (COG:K; EggNog:ENOG503P2TA) produces MRAYVSSSEYIDPPVYDNMSIVTHSNPEAFPSVLRQKRQLVSNALDENAAMATEQTTIKEKCPGCGNEEMNYHTLQLRSADEGSTVFYDCPRCGYKFSQNN; encoded by the exons atgcgcgcc TATGTCTCCAGTTCTGAATATATTGACCCGCCAGTCTACGATAACATGTCGATTGTTACGCATTCGAATCCCGAGGCATTCCCGTCGGTGCTTCGTCAGAAGCGCCAGTTGGTGAGCAATGCTTTGGACGAAAACGCCGCGATGGCTACGGAACAGACTACAATCAAGGAAAAGTGTCCGGGCTGTGGTAACGAGGAGATGAATTACCATACACtccagctgcgcagtgcCGATGAAGGCTCTACTGTATTTTACGATTGCCCCAGATGCGGGTACAAATTTAGCCAGAACAACTGA